Proteins from one Triticum aestivum cultivar Chinese Spring chromosome 7A, IWGSC CS RefSeq v2.1, whole genome shotgun sequence genomic window:
- the LOC123148969 gene encoding DNA polymerase lambda isoform X2 → MAPKRKPAEPPRDAEGIFRGVSAFFVPHGVQSRRLEVWKQKLVQMGGRLEKKDADAKGARINHVLAADAKALLRELTADWLHRFQGSVVSFDWLEECLKSGERLPEHKFTINYEEEFKPKKAAGAGGTGASNPAKRSKMSSEDPENHKGTGGQGVKKELATGEHQDASTHVHDGSGVQKGPGQLAHSQTSSGDTKDTVGSLDIEEASSGEPTTYAPPDLNRNITEIFGKLINIYRAMGDDRRSFSYYKAIPVIEKLPFKIESGDQVKNLPTIGKSLKDHINEIVTTGKLSKLEHFENDEKVRTVSLFGEVWGVGPATALKLYDKGHRTLDDLRKDDSLTYAQRTGLKFFDDIRQRIPRHEVSEMEKLLQDVGKDILPGVIIVCGGSYRRGKSSCGDMDIVITHDDGKSHVGFLPKFVQRLKDINFLREDLIFSINSIEGTDSGVDTYFGLCTYPGRELRHRIDLKVYPRNRYASGLLAWTGNDVLNRRLRILAESKGYVLDDTGLYLATQSSGGKRAGRSEAIVNCHEEKDVFDTLGFPYLEPHERNL, encoded by the exons ATGGCGCCGAAGCGGAAGCCGGCGGAGCCGCCGAGGGACGCCGAGGGGATATTCCGCGGCGTCTCCGCCTTCTTCGTGCCCCACGGCGTGCAGTCCCGCCGCCTCGAG GTGTGGAAGCAGAAGCTGGTGCAGATGGGGGGCCGGCTCGAGAAGAAGGACGCCGACGCCAAGGGCGCCAGGATCAACCACGTGCTCGCCGCCGACGCCAAGGCGCTGCTCCGGGAGCTCACCGCCGACTGGCTCCACCGTTTCCAGGGG AGTGTTGTGTCCTTCGATTGGCTGGAGGAATGCCTCAAGTCTGGCGAGAGGCTGCCCGAGCACAAGTTCACCATCAACTACGAAGAGGAATTTAAACCCAAAAAGGCAGCTGGTGCCGGAGGTACAGGCGCGTCCAATCCCGCGAAGAGGAGCAAAATGTCATCCGAGGATCCTGAGAATCACAAAGGAACTGGTGGACAGGGTGTGAAGAAAGAGCTAGCTACCGGAGAGCATCAAGACGCCAGTACACATGTGCATGATGGTTCTGGTGTCCAAAAGGGGCCTGGCCAGCTTGCACATAGCCAGACTAGCTCTGGGGATACCAAGGACACCGTAGGGTCTCTTGATATTGAG GAAGCTTCTTCTGGGGAACCCACAACATATGCTCCACCAGACCTCAACAGGAACATCACTGAGATTTTCGGAAAACTTATCAACATATATAGAG CCATGGGAGATGACCGGAGATCATTTAGCTATTACAAGGCCATTCCCGTAATTGAGAAACTGCCATTCAAAATAGAAAGTGGCGACCAAGTTAAAAACCTCCCCACCATTGGGAAATCTTTGAAAGACCAT ATTAATGAAATAGTGACAACAGGGAAGCTTTCCAAACTGGAACACTTTGAGAATGATGAAAAG GTACGGACTGTCAGCCTATTCGGTGAAGTTTGGGGTGTTGGTCCTGCAACTGCTCTTAAGTTATATGATAAAGGACACCGTACTCTTGATGACCTTCGGAAAGATGACTCACTTACATATGCTCAAAGGACTGGCTTAAAATTCTTTGATGATATCAGACAAAGAATCCCTCGGCATGAG GTCAGTGAGATGGAGAAGCTTTTGCAAGATGTTGGGAAGGATATCTTGCCTGGA gtGATAATTGTATGCGGAGGATCATACAGACGTGGAAAATCATCTTGCGGCGACATGGATATTGTAATTACTCATGATGATGGTAAAAG TCATGTAGGTTTCCTGCCGAAGTTTGTTCAGAGGCTGAAGGACATTAATTTTTTAAGGGAGGATCTTATCTTCAGCATAAACAGTATTGAG GGAACTGACAGCGGGGTTGACACATATTTCGGTCTTTGCACATATCCTGGACGTGAGCTGCGGCATCGCATTGATCTCAAG GTATACCCAAGGAACAGGTATGCATCCGGGCTGCTAGCCTGGACTGGAAATGATGTTCTAAATCGACG ATTGAGAATACTAGCAGAATCCAAGGGCTACGTGCTTGATGACACTGGTTTGTATCTTGCTACACAGAGCAGTGGTGGAAAGCGC GCGGGGAGATCAGAAGCTATAGTTAACTGCCACGAGGAGAAGGATGTGTTCGACACACTCGGGTTCCCGTACTTGGAGCCTCATGAACGAAATCTATAG
- the LOC123148969 gene encoding DNA polymerase lambda isoform X3, which yields MAPKRKPAEPPRDAEGIFRGVSAFFVPHGVQSRRLEVWKQKLVQMGGRLEKKDADAKGARINHVLAADAKALLRELTADWLHRFQGSVVSFDWLEECLKSGERLPEHKFTINYEEEFKPKKAAGAGGTGASNPAKRSKMSSEDPENHKGTGGQGVKKELATGEHQDASTHVHDGSGVQKGPGQLAHSQTSSGDTKDTVGSLDIEEASSGEPTTYAPPDLNRNITEIFGKLINIYRAMGDDRRSFSYYKAIPVIEKLPFKIESGDQVKNLPTIGKSLKDHVWKLSKLEHFENDEKVRTVSLFGEVWGVGPATALKLYDKGHRTLDDLRKDDSLTYAQRTGLKFFDDIRQRIPRHEVSEMEKLLQDVGKDILPGVIIVCGGSYRRGKSSCGDMDIVITHDDGKSHVGFLPKFVQRLKDINFLREDLIFSINSIEGTDSGVDTYFGLCTYPGRELRHRIDLKVYPRNRYASGLLAWTGNDVLNRRLRILAESKGYVLDDTGLYLATQSSGGKRAGRSEAIVNCHEEKDVFDTLGFPYLEPHERNL from the exons ATGGCGCCGAAGCGGAAGCCGGCGGAGCCGCCGAGGGACGCCGAGGGGATATTCCGCGGCGTCTCCGCCTTCTTCGTGCCCCACGGCGTGCAGTCCCGCCGCCTCGAG GTGTGGAAGCAGAAGCTGGTGCAGATGGGGGGCCGGCTCGAGAAGAAGGACGCCGACGCCAAGGGCGCCAGGATCAACCACGTGCTCGCCGCCGACGCCAAGGCGCTGCTCCGGGAGCTCACCGCCGACTGGCTCCACCGTTTCCAGGGG AGTGTTGTGTCCTTCGATTGGCTGGAGGAATGCCTCAAGTCTGGCGAGAGGCTGCCCGAGCACAAGTTCACCATCAACTACGAAGAGGAATTTAAACCCAAAAAGGCAGCTGGTGCCGGAGGTACAGGCGCGTCCAATCCCGCGAAGAGGAGCAAAATGTCATCCGAGGATCCTGAGAATCACAAAGGAACTGGTGGACAGGGTGTGAAGAAAGAGCTAGCTACCGGAGAGCATCAAGACGCCAGTACACATGTGCATGATGGTTCTGGTGTCCAAAAGGGGCCTGGCCAGCTTGCACATAGCCAGACTAGCTCTGGGGATACCAAGGACACCGTAGGGTCTCTTGATATTGAG GAAGCTTCTTCTGGGGAACCCACAACATATGCTCCACCAGACCTCAACAGGAACATCACTGAGATTTTCGGAAAACTTATCAACATATATAGAG CCATGGGAGATGACCGGAGATCATTTAGCTATTACAAGGCCATTCCCGTAATTGAGAAACTGCCATTCAAAATAGAAAGTGGCGACCAAGTTAAAAACCTCCCCACCATTGGGAAATCTTTGAAAGACCATGTAT GGAAGCTTTCCAAACTGGAACACTTTGAGAATGATGAAAAG GTACGGACTGTCAGCCTATTCGGTGAAGTTTGGGGTGTTGGTCCTGCAACTGCTCTTAAGTTATATGATAAAGGACACCGTACTCTTGATGACCTTCGGAAAGATGACTCACTTACATATGCTCAAAGGACTGGCTTAAAATTCTTTGATGATATCAGACAAAGAATCCCTCGGCATGAG GTCAGTGAGATGGAGAAGCTTTTGCAAGATGTTGGGAAGGATATCTTGCCTGGA gtGATAATTGTATGCGGAGGATCATACAGACGTGGAAAATCATCTTGCGGCGACATGGATATTGTAATTACTCATGATGATGGTAAAAG TCATGTAGGTTTCCTGCCGAAGTTTGTTCAGAGGCTGAAGGACATTAATTTTTTAAGGGAGGATCTTATCTTCAGCATAAACAGTATTGAG GGAACTGACAGCGGGGTTGACACATATTTCGGTCTTTGCACATATCCTGGACGTGAGCTGCGGCATCGCATTGATCTCAAG GTATACCCAAGGAACAGGTATGCATCCGGGCTGCTAGCCTGGACTGGAAATGATGTTCTAAATCGACG ATTGAGAATACTAGCAGAATCCAAGGGCTACGTGCTTGATGACACTGGTTTGTATCTTGCTACACAGAGCAGTGGTGGAAAGCGC GCGGGGAGATCAGAAGCTATAGTTAACTGCCACGAGGAGAAGGATGTGTTCGACACACTCGGGTTCCCGTACTTGGAGCCTCATGAACGAAATCTATAG
- the LOC123148969 gene encoding DNA polymerase lambda isoform X1, with amino-acid sequence MAPKRKPAEPPRDAEGIFRGVSAFFVPHGVQSRRLEVWKQKLVQMGGRLEKKDADAKGARINHVLAADAKALLRELTADWLHRFQGSVVSFDWLEECLKSGERLPEHKFTINYEEEFKPKKAAGAGGTGASNPAKRSKMSSEDPENHKGTGGQGVKKELATGEHQDASTHVHDGSGVQKGPGQLAHSQTSSGDTKDTVGSLDIEEASSGEPTTYAPPDLNRNITEIFGKLINIYRAMGDDRRSFSYYKAIPVIEKLPFKIESGDQVKNLPTIGKSLKDHMMLNSCSMGQMEFEHRSSKKRLILHSSFDSQINEIVTTGKLSKLEHFENDEKVRTVSLFGEVWGVGPATALKLYDKGHRTLDDLRKDDSLTYAQRTGLKFFDDIRQRIPRHEVSEMEKLLQDVGKDILPGVIIVCGGSYRRGKSSCGDMDIVITHDDGKSHVGFLPKFVQRLKDINFLREDLIFSINSIEGTDSGVDTYFGLCTYPGRELRHRIDLKVYPRNRYASGLLAWTGNDVLNRRLRILAESKGYVLDDTGLYLATQSSGGKRAGRSEAIVNCHEEKDVFDTLGFPYLEPHERNL; translated from the exons ATGGCGCCGAAGCGGAAGCCGGCGGAGCCGCCGAGGGACGCCGAGGGGATATTCCGCGGCGTCTCCGCCTTCTTCGTGCCCCACGGCGTGCAGTCCCGCCGCCTCGAG GTGTGGAAGCAGAAGCTGGTGCAGATGGGGGGCCGGCTCGAGAAGAAGGACGCCGACGCCAAGGGCGCCAGGATCAACCACGTGCTCGCCGCCGACGCCAAGGCGCTGCTCCGGGAGCTCACCGCCGACTGGCTCCACCGTTTCCAGGGG AGTGTTGTGTCCTTCGATTGGCTGGAGGAATGCCTCAAGTCTGGCGAGAGGCTGCCCGAGCACAAGTTCACCATCAACTACGAAGAGGAATTTAAACCCAAAAAGGCAGCTGGTGCCGGAGGTACAGGCGCGTCCAATCCCGCGAAGAGGAGCAAAATGTCATCCGAGGATCCTGAGAATCACAAAGGAACTGGTGGACAGGGTGTGAAGAAAGAGCTAGCTACCGGAGAGCATCAAGACGCCAGTACACATGTGCATGATGGTTCTGGTGTCCAAAAGGGGCCTGGCCAGCTTGCACATAGCCAGACTAGCTCTGGGGATACCAAGGACACCGTAGGGTCTCTTGATATTGAG GAAGCTTCTTCTGGGGAACCCACAACATATGCTCCACCAGACCTCAACAGGAACATCACTGAGATTTTCGGAAAACTTATCAACATATATAGAG CCATGGGAGATGACCGGAGATCATTTAGCTATTACAAGGCCATTCCCGTAATTGAGAAACTGCCATTCAAAATAGAAAGTGGCGACCAAGTTAAAAACCTCCCCACCATTGGGAAATCTTTGAAAGACCAT ATGATGCTGAACAGTTGTAGTATGGGCCAAATGGAATTTGAACATAGAAGTTCCAAGAAAAGATTGATTTTGCATTCATCATTTGATTCACAGATTAATGAAATAGTGACAACAGGGAAGCTTTCCAAACTGGAACACTTTGAGAATGATGAAAAG GTACGGACTGTCAGCCTATTCGGTGAAGTTTGGGGTGTTGGTCCTGCAACTGCTCTTAAGTTATATGATAAAGGACACCGTACTCTTGATGACCTTCGGAAAGATGACTCACTTACATATGCTCAAAGGACTGGCTTAAAATTCTTTGATGATATCAGACAAAGAATCCCTCGGCATGAG GTCAGTGAGATGGAGAAGCTTTTGCAAGATGTTGGGAAGGATATCTTGCCTGGA gtGATAATTGTATGCGGAGGATCATACAGACGTGGAAAATCATCTTGCGGCGACATGGATATTGTAATTACTCATGATGATGGTAAAAG TCATGTAGGTTTCCTGCCGAAGTTTGTTCAGAGGCTGAAGGACATTAATTTTTTAAGGGAGGATCTTATCTTCAGCATAAACAGTATTGAG GGAACTGACAGCGGGGTTGACACATATTTCGGTCTTTGCACATATCCTGGACGTGAGCTGCGGCATCGCATTGATCTCAAG GTATACCCAAGGAACAGGTATGCATCCGGGCTGCTAGCCTGGACTGGAAATGATGTTCTAAATCGACG ATTGAGAATACTAGCAGAATCCAAGGGCTACGTGCTTGATGACACTGGTTTGTATCTTGCTACACAGAGCAGTGGTGGAAAGCGC GCGGGGAGATCAGAAGCTATAGTTAACTGCCACGAGGAGAAGGATGTGTTCGACACACTCGGGTTCCCGTACTTGGAGCCTCATGAACGAAATCTATAG
- the LOC123148968 gene encoding cell surface glycoprotein 1 yields MAAAWGGTTQKCASCGKKVYPVEELAADGRAYHRPCFRCHHCKSTLQFSNYSSIEGVLYCKPHYDQILKSTGSLEKSFEGVTRSAKSEKSNGPKGQQNSRFSSMFVGTQDKCVVCNKTVYPLEKVDLNGGAYHKSCFRCTHGGCTLSPSNNVTHEGKLYCKTHHSQLFMVKGNFSQFEENTVNAKVAVEKLPETGEATNKPGQGDEIGEKTSENELTADKPSQNDVAAENPLQSSIDVPKPSESTVEKSAESESVTESESKSPVVNNKPFESSAEKPHQSSVVDTKPSGSSAAIRKPWQRSLPTNKPSVISASTEKPSPSDAAIEKPSSSNGSNGKPSDSSTGVKKSWQHSVATENPQQSMLPSDKPASTSADDVKPSESGKVVKKTWQRPVVAENQKQNSGPTEKPSPTSDTKPLDRSTTIKRPWGRRIASEKSLQSSEVDMKPVETSTVVTVLQQPSEEPPQTDAAVLQQPSEEPQQTNAAVLQQPSEEPQQTNADDVKPSEDTAVVVKKPWQFNTRTEKQPQSSVVDAKKTESTGAIKRQWKRNTPFEKPSQSSAAAAVTTTQSNVTVTKPAPSNMAVKKSWQRSTTPKNLAASDMATNKALQTKAVIEKPSQESSQEKPLQEKTPQVTVITKKRSEESSQEKPSQEKAPQTAAIIEKPSQESSQEKPSEAKTPQIAATAEKPSQGSSQEKAPRKASITGKPSQESSQEKPLQMNESSKEQLQTEDIVEKQLQSEDIADATPQRDLMTQDDVSLKKIPEPQIDASSAELTKDPSEQDGAASGENLSESQSKLTVEQTLESQDAVVPQEATDQIMESKNDAGIEQSSESQSVAPAEVPVEQPLQQQKDASTEQPLESQHEADDKDQTEPSSDAIAEESLQLQFDTAAVKLSEPQTDATADQSAEQLPEPQSDASVEEPVVHQSNVSTEKLSESQGDAAAVESSGQPSEPEERSERQMDAAPHNLTDQPLEPQKDVSIEKPLETETNVVTDNPSESSLATETLPESTPKISTATEEPAQREISDETLPQSIALDTTPESATSVEEPTYVGEAIVEISEDSSAPEKPSEDAVTPEKPSDEGDVGVEPAEDNAALKNPSEEDEVSAEPSNNTVDLEKPSEEKDDAMKPVEDSVALEKPTADKPSEEDKVGAEPSDERVDLDKPSEDSMAVEEPVTDKPSVEDEASAEPSNDRTDIEKPSEEKEDATVKSSEDITSLEKPVTDKPSEEEEEGAASEKPSHDDAVIEAPSHDDMDSATDKPSPATETNTSA; encoded by the exons atggcggcggcgtggggcggcacCACGCAGAAGTGCGCCTCCTGCGGCAAGAAGGTGTACCCCgtcgaggagctcgccgccgacggccGCGCCTACCACCGCCCCTGCTTCCGCTGCCACCACTGCAAGAGCACCCTCCAG TTTAGCAATTATTCTTCCATCGAAGGTGTCCTGTACTGCAAACCTCACTATGACCAGATATTAAAATCAACTGGCAGTTTGGAAAAAAGTTTTGAAG GTGTGACAAGATCAGCTAAATCAGAAAAATCAAATGGACCCAAG GGCCAGCAAAACAGCAGATTCTCTAGTATGTTTGTTGGCACGCAAGACAAGTGCGTAGTTTGTAACAAGACTGTGTACCCTCTTGAAAAG GTTGATCTTAACGGGGGCGCGTATCATAAATCATGCTTCCGTTGCACCCATGGTGGTTGTACACTCAGCCCATCCAACAATGTCACGCATGAAGGCAAACTTTATTGCAAGACCCACCATTCTCAGTTGTTTATGGTCAAGGGAAACTTCAGTCAGTTCGAGGAGAACACTGTAAATGCAAAAGTGGCTGTCGAGAAACTACCAGAAACTGGAGAAGCCACCAACAAGCCAGGTCAAGGTGATGAAATCGGTGAGAAGACCTCAGAAAATGAGCTCACAGCTGACAAACCATCCCAAAATGATGTTGCAGCTGAAAACCCATTGCAGAGTAGCATTGATGTTCCTAAACCATCAGAAAGCACAGTCGAGAAGTCAGCAGAAAGTGAAAGTGTTACTGAGAGTGAGTCAAAGAGTCCTGTAGTTAACAATAAGCCATTTGAAAGCAGTGCCGAGAAGCCACATCAGAGCAGTGTGGTTGATACTAAGCCATCAGGAAGCAGTGCGGCCATAAGAAAACCATGGCAACGCAGTCTTCCCACAAATAAGCCGTCAGTGATTAGTGCATCAACTGAAAAGCCATCACCGAGCGATGCAGCCATTGAGAAGCCGTCATCCAGTAATGGGTCTAATGGGAAACCGTCGGACAGCAGCACAGGGGTAAAAAAGTCATGGCAGCACAGTGTAGCTACTGAGAACCCACAGCAGAGCATGTTACCATCGGATAAGCCAGCATCAACCAGTGCAGATGATGTGAAGCCATCAGAAAGCGGCAAAGTGGTCAAAAAAACATGGCAACGCCCTGTGGTTGCTGAGAACCAGAAACAAAACAGTGGACCAACCGAGAAGCCGTCACCGACGAGTGACACAAAGCCATTAGATAGGAGCACAACAATTAAAAGACCATGGGGCCGCAGAATAGCCAGTGAGAAATCTCTGCAGAGCAGTGAGGTTGATATGAAACCAGTGGAAACCAGTACAGTGGTTACTGTTCTACAGCAGCCCAGTGAGGAACCTCCACAAACCGATGCAGCTGTGCTACAGCAGCCCAGTGAGGAACCTCAACAAACTAATGCAGCTGTGCTACAGCAGCCCAGTGAGGAACCTCAACAAACTAATGCAGATGATGTGAAGCCTTCGGAGGACACTGCAGTAGTAGTGAAAAAGCCATGGCAATTCAACACGAGAACCGAGAAGCAACCCCAGAGTAGTGTAGTTGATGCAAAGAAAACTGAAAGTACTGGAGCGATCAAACGGCAGTGGAAGCGTAACACGCCGTTTGAGAAGCCATCACAAAGCAGTGCAGCAGCAGCTGTGACAACAACACAAAGCAATGTGACCGTCACGAAGCCAGCCCCGAGCAACATGGCTGTGAAGAAGTCATGGCAAAGAAGTACAACTCCAAAAAATCTGGCAGCGAGTGATATGGCTACCAATAAAGCATTGCAAACCAAGGCAGTGATCGAGAAGCCATCACAAGAAAGTTCTCAAGAGAAACCATTACAAGAAAAGACACCTCAAGTCACTGTGATCACCAAGAAGCGATCGGAAGAAAGTTCTCAAGAGAAGCCATCTCAAGAAAAGGCACCTCAAACTGCTGCGATCATCGAGAAGCCATCACAAGAAAGTTCTCAAGAGAAGCCATCTGAGGCAAAGACACCTCAAATTGCTGCAACCGCCGAGAAGCCATCACAAGGAAGTTCTCAAGAAAAGGCACCTCGAAAAGCTTCGATCACCGGGAAGCCATCACAAGAAAGTTCTCAAGAGAAGCCATTACAAATGAATGAATCTTCCAAGGAGCAACTTCAGACTGAAGATATTGTTGAGAAACAACTTCAAAGTGAAGATATTGCTGATGCTACACCACAAAGGGACCTGATGACACAAGATGATGTCTCCCTCAAGAAGATACCAGAGCCTCAAATTGATGCCTCTTCTGCCGAACTGACGAAGGATCCATCAGAGCAAGATGGGGCTGCATCTGGTGagaacttgtcagagtctcaaagtAAGCTAACTGTTGAGCAGACGTTGGAATCCCAAGACGCTGTGGTTCCTCAAGAGGCAACTGACCAGATAATGGAATCTAAAAATGATGCAGGCATTGAGCAGTCATCAGAATCTCAAAGTGTTGCACCGGCAGAGGTTCCAGTGGAGCAACCATTGCAACAACAAAAAGATGCATCTACAGAGCAGCCATTGGAATCTCAGCATGAAGCAGATGACAAGGATCAAACAGAGCCTAGTAGTGATGCAATTGCTGAGGAGTCATTGCAGCTTCAATTTGACACAGCTGCCGTGAAGTTATCAGAACCACAAACAGATGCAACTGCTGATCAGTCGGCTGAGCAGCTACCAGAACCTCAAAGTGACGCATCAGTGGAGGAACCAGTAGTCCATCAAAGTAACGTGTCTACTGAGAAGCTATCTGAGTCTCAAGGTGATGCAGCTGCTGTTGAATCATCCGGACAGCCATCAGAGCCTGAGGAGCGATCAGAACGTCAAATGGATGCAGCTCCTCATAATTTAACTGATCAGCCATTGGAACCTCAAAAGGATGTATCTATTGAGAAGCCACTCGAAACTGAGACTAACGTTGTTACTGATAATCCATCAGAAAGTAGCTTAGCTACTGAAACACTGCCTGAAAGCACTCCAAAGATCAGCACTGCCACCGAGGAACCTGCACAGCGTGAAATTTCTGATGAGACACTGCCTCAAAGCATTGCATTAGATACAACACCAGAAAGCGCCACATCTGTCGAAGAACCCACATATGTCGGTGAGGCCATCGTTGAGATATCAGAGGACAGCTCAGCTCCCGAGAAGCCATCAGAGGATGCCGTTACTCCTGAGAAGCCATCAGATGAAGGTGATGTAGGTGTGGAGCCAGCAGAAGACAATGCAGCTCTTAAGAATCCTTCGGAGGAAGATGAGGTGAGTGCTGAGCCATCAAACAACACAGTGGATCTCGAGAAGCCATCAGAGGAAAAAGATGATGCTATGAAGCCAGTAGAGGACAGCGTGGCTCTTGAGAAACCAACCGCTGACAAACCTTCAGAGGAAGACAAGGTGGGTGCTGAGCCATCAGACGAGAGAGTGGATCTTGATAAGCCATCAGAGGACAGCATGGCTGTTGAGGAGCCAGTCACCGACAAACCATCAGTGGAAGATGAAGCCAGTGCTGAGCCATCAAACGACAGAACAGATATCGAGAAACCATCGGAGGAGAAAGAAGACGCCACTGTGAAGTCATCAGAGGATATCACGTCTCTTGAGAAGCCAGTCACTGACAAACCttcagaggaagaggaagaaggcgcAGCCAGCGAGAAGCCGTCGCACGACGATGCTGTCATCGAGGCGCCATCGCACGACGACATGGACTCGGCCACCGACAAACCCTCACCAGCCACAGAGACAAACACATCAGCCTGA